GCCACCGAGCCAGCGCTGGTTCACGAAGGGCATGCCCACGCGCGCGGCCTGCTCGGCGATGGCCTCCTGGGCCTGCTTCTTGGTGCCCACGAACAGGACGACGCCGCCCTTGCCCACGGTCTCCTTGACGAAGGCGTACACGCGGTCGATGTAGGTCAGCGACTGCTGCAGGTCGATGATGTAGATGCCGTTGCGCTCGGTGAAGATGAAGCGCTTCATCTTGGGGTTCCAGCGGCGGGTCTGGTGCCCGAAGTGGACACCGCTCTCGAGCAGCTGGCGGGTGGTGACGACGGCCATGGCCGTCTCCTTTCCTTGGTGCGCTCGGCGCACCGTGCGGTTGCCCGGCGTCGAGCTCTTCGACGCCGCCTGACGCAGACCGGCCTCCTGCCCCGGAGGGACCGTTGAGGAGGACACGGGCCGTCGGTGAGGACGGCGTCTCTGCATGCGAAGTCAACCCGGACGGCCGGGTTGCCGGGGTGAGTCTAGTCAGGTCGGTCGGACAAAGCCACTTCGACGAACCGGCCGCCGTCCCAGGCCGGGGAGGCCGGGTCGATCACCGCGAAGTGGTCCCCCTCGACCTCGACCAGCCGGGCGTGGCCACCGGCCGCGGTGGAGGCATCGACGTAGCGACGGCTCTGGTCGATCGGCACCAGCGCGTCCGCCGGGGAGTGCACGCAGACCACCGGGACCCCGAGCGGGACGGCCAGGGCGGGGTCGGCCAGGCGGTAGCGGTCGGGGTGCTGCTCGGGGGTGCCGCCCATCAGGTCGAGGGCCGCGGTGCCGCCCACGCCCTGGTCGGCGGCGGCGGTGAGGTCCAGCACCCCCGCCTGGGAGACGACGGCGGCCAGCTCGACCACCGGGTCGCTGCCGGGGGCACCTTCGGGCAACCCGCCCCGGCCGGCGGCCCAGACGGCCAGGTGGCCCCCGGCGCTGTGGCCCACCGCGACCACCGCGCTGGTGTCCACGTCGAGGCGGGCCAGGTGGTCGACGGCCGCGGCGACGTCGGTGAAGGTGGTCGGCCAGCCGCCGCCCCCGCCGACCCGGCGGTACTCGATGTTCCACGCCGTCCAGCCGCGGGCGGCCAGGTCGGCGGCGAGCGGGCGGCCGTAGCGCAGGTCGTACCGGTCCTGCCAGAAGCCGCCGTGCACCACGACCACGGTGCCCCGGGAGCGACCGTCGGGCCGGTGCAGCTCACCGAACTGCTGGGGCTCGGGGCCGTAGGCCACCCGGGTCGGTGCCACGCTCGCCTCCTGCTCGGGGTCGGGGGTGCGGTCGGACCGGGCGAGCGACGGCGAGCAGGCCACCAGGGCGGACGCGGTCGCGGTCGCCAGCACCGATCGACGGCTCAACGGGGCCGGCACCATGGCCCCCACGCTAGCGCCCGCCCCACCCTCGACGCCCAAGGTGAACGATCACTACGGTCATGGGCACCATCACCGAGGCGCGACGACGCGCTCTCGGTCTGAACGGGTTGTGGCGGGTCGCCGCCCTGGTCCTGGTCGCCGCTGACTGACGTCCTCCACAGCCTCCGACGGCTCCCGAGCACTGTCCACAGGTCGCCGCCGCCCGGCGACCACGCACCGCTCCGGGTGCCACGGTGGGGACGTGCTGACTCCTGCACCGGTGCCTGGTCGCCGGCTCCCCGGCCTGCTCGTCCTCGTCGTCCTGGCGGCGCTGCTCACCGCCCCCCGGGCAGCGGCGGAGCCCGGCTGGCCGCAGGAGGCCGGCTGGCCGCTGGCCGGGGTACCCGTGGTGGTGCGGGGCTTCTCCCCACCCGCCGAGCGGTGGGGGGCCGGTCACCGCGGGGTGGACCTGTCCGCGCCGGTGGGTGCGGAGGTGCTGGCCGCCGCCGACGGCGTGGTGCTCTTCGCCGGGCAGGTCGCCGGGCGCCCGGTGCTGACCATCGGCCACGGTCCGCTGCGCACCACCTACGAGCCGGTGCGGGCCACCGTGTCCGTCGGCACCCGGGTCCGGGCGGGCCAGGTGGTGGGCCGGCTGCAGCGCGGGCACTGCGGCACCCCATCGGAGGCCTGCCTGCACTGGGGCCTGCTGCGGGGTGAGGAGTACCTCGACCCGACCCTGCTGCCGCACGACGACCGCTCGGCGGCGACGCTGCGGCTGCTGCCGTCGGGCAGCGACGCCCGTGCCAGGGCTGCGGCGCGAACCCGCGCCGCCGCGGTGGCCGCGGGGACCGCGCCGGCAGGACGACCGGGGGCGCACGGGTTCGTCGCCCCGGTGGCCGGTCCGGTGACCTCGCCCTTCGGGCCGCGGCTGCACCCGGTGCTGGGCGTGGTCCGGCTCCACGACGGCACCGACTTCGGGGTCCCCTGCGGCACCGGCATGCGCGCCGCCCGGGGCGGCACGGTGGTCGAGCGGGTCAGCCACCCCGCCTACGGCGAGCGCCTGGTGGTCGACCACGGGAGGGTCGGGGGCCACCGCTTCCGCACCTCCTACAACCACGCCCTCGGCTACTCCGTCGGCGTGGGCGCGGAGGTGACCCGGGGCCAGGTGGTCGGACGGGTGGGCAGCACCGGCTACTCCACCGGATGCCACCTGCACCTGATGATGTGGGTGGACGGCGTCCTGGTCGATCCTCAGGAGTGGCTGTGAGGTCCCGGTCGGGCCAGCCACCGGTCGACGAGCTCCTGCAGGCCCTCGGGGTGGAGCGGCAGGGGTGCGCCGGCGACGTCGCGCCACTCGACCCAGATGGGCGCTCCTCCGTCGCTGCGCCAGGCACCGGCGTCGGGGACGCCGGCGTCCGGGAGCGTGGCGGCGTACACGAAGACGACCTCGTGGCCCAGCGCGCGGCGGAAGGTGAAGACCGTCTCGAGCACGCCGAGCAGCTCGACGTCCTCCAGCTTCTCCCCCAGCTCCTCCTCGATCTCCCGGACGGCCCCCTCGCGGCTGTGCTCACCGAGCTCCAGGTGCCCGCCGAGGGGACGGTGGAAGGCACCCTCGGGGGTCGTCTCGTCCTCACCCCGCCAGACGAGGTGCCGGCGTCGGCCCGGGTCCAGCAGCACCGTGTACACCTTGACCACCGGTCGGGGCTCGCCGGCCACGTCAGGCTCCTGGGCGGTGCTGCGTCGTCATGCGCGGGGGTGGGCCTGCTCGAAGGCGGCGCGCAGGCGGTCGTTGGTGACGTGGGTGTAGATCTGCGTGGTGGCCAGCGAGGCGTGGCCGAGCAGCTCCTGCACGCTCCTGAGGTCCGCCCCGCCCTCGAGCAGGTGGGTGGCCATGGCGTGGCGCAGACCGTGTGGTCCGAGGTCGGGAGCGCCCGGGACGACGGCCAGCGCCCGGTGCACGATCCGTCGCACCACCCGCTGGTCGATCCGCGCCCCCCGCTCGCCGACGAACACCGCCGGACCGGCGGAGGGGCCGGCCAGCTGGTCACGGACCTCCAGCCAGGCCAGCAGGGCCCGCCAGGCCGGGCCTCCGACGGGCACGCTGCGCTGCTTGTCCCCCTTGCCCAGCACGCGCAGCAGCCGGCGCTCGTGGTCCAGCGACCCCAGGTCGAGCCCGCAGAGCTCGGAGACCCGGATGCCGCAGGCGTAGAGCACCTCCAGCAGGGCGACGTCGCGGCGGGCGGGAGGGGTGTCCTCGGCGGCCACCGCCTCGATCGCCCGCCGCAGCACCTCCTCGGCCGTGGCCTGCTCCAGGGTGGGCGGCAGCCGGCGCCCCAGCCGTGGCGAGCGGAGCGTCTGGGCGGGGTCGTGGTCGATCACGCCGCCGCGGTGCAGCCAGGCGAAGAACCCGCGCACGGCGGCGGCGCGGCGCTGCAGGGTGCTGCGGGCCATCCCCCGGGTCTGCTGGTTGGCCAGCCAGCTGCGCAGGTCGGCCAGCTCCACCTCCTGCAGACGCGAGCGGCCCAGCCGGTGCAGGTGCTCCAGCAAGCCCTCCAGGTCCCCGGCGTAGGCCCGCAGGCTGTGCGCCGACAGGTGCTCGTCCAGCTCGAGGGAACGCAGCCAGGCCTGTTTCTCCGCCGCGCCCGGCGTCTGGTCCCGCTCCTGGTCCACGGGGGGATCGTAGGTCGCCGGCGCCGCCCCGCGTTACCGACGCGCTCACCGGTCCGGCGCTCCTGCTCAGCGGCGGCGGACCCGATCCGACGTCGCCGGCGGGCGGCTAACCTCGGGCCATGCCCGACTCCGATGCCTCCGGCCCCGACGCCGCCGAGACCACGCCCAGCCTGCCGGTCGGCAGCACGCTCTACGTCGGCGGCTACTCCGGCGAGGAGGCCCAGCGCGTCGGCGTCGAGGCCTACCGCCTGGACGCCGCCGAGGGGACCCAGGTCGCGGTCACCGAGCTGCCCGCGGTTCCGCTGCACTCCCCCAGCTACCTGGTCCGCCACCCGGATCGGCCGCTGCTCTACGCGGTCAGCGAGAGCGACCCGACCACGGTCAGCGCCCTGGAGATCACCGACGACGGCGAGCTCGAGCTGCTCAACACCGTCGTGGCGGAGGGCTCGGGCGGCTGCCACGTCGCGCTGGACGAGACCGGCCGCTTCGTGCTCGTGGCCCACTACGGCAGCGGCGGGGTCTCCACCTTCGCGATCGCCGCCGACGGCCGGCTGTCCGAGCAGCTGGACTCCCACGCCTTCTCCGGCAGCGGGGCCGACCCCGAGCGCCAGGACGCCGCGCACGCCCACCAGGTGGTGGCCCACCACGGGAGGCTGCTGGTCTGCGACCTGGGCACCGACCAGGTGCACCAGCTCCGTCTCGACCCCGAGGGCCACCTGTCCGTCGCTGCCGACCCGGTGGTGCTGCCGGCCGGGTCCGGTCCCCGCCACCTGGTGGTCACCGACCACCACCTGGTGGTGGCCTGCGAGCTCTCCGGGCGGCTGTGGCTGGCCCGTCGCGAGGGTGACCAGTGGGTGGAGGCCGACCACGTCCCGGCCACCTCCGCCGACACCTCCGAGGCGCCGTGCGCGCCCTCGGCCCTCCGTCTCGACGGCGGTCAGGTCGTGGTCGGCAACCGCGGCCCCGACACCTTCGCCGTCTTCGACCTCGACACCGAGGAGCACCGGCTGGTCCCGGTGGCCGAGGCGCGCACCGGCGGGGCCGTCCCGCGCGACCTGATCCTCAGCCCCACGCACCTGTGGGTGGCGAACCAGGACAGCGACACCGTGGTGGCCCACCGTCGCCCCGCGGAGGGGAGCACCGAGTGGGTGCTGGACTTCGAGATCCCGACCGCGAAGCCGACCGCGCTGGTGCTGACCGAGGAGGCCTGAGCCGCCCGGTACGATCCGCCTGGTCCGGTGGCCAGGGGTCGCCGGACGGGCGACCCCGCACCTGCCGACCTCGACGAAGGACACCTGCACGATGAACGACCTCGACCTGACCACCGGGGGCACGGTGCGCCCGATCACCCGCTGGGGCACGCCGGTGATGCACGGCCGGACGCGGCCGGTGACCGTCTTCGACGACGAGCTGCACACCCTGCTGCGTGACATGTTCGCCACCATGGCCGCGGCCGAGGGCGTCGGGCTGGCCGCCACCCAGGTCGGGGTCGACCTGGCCGTCTTCGTCTACGACTGCCTCGACGACGACGAGAAGCGCCACATCGGCGTGGTCTGCAACCCGGTCGTCACCCTGCCCGAGGGGCGCGATCGCCGGCTGGAGTCCGCCGACGAGGGCTGCCTGTCCTTCCCCGGCGCCTGGGCCCCGCTCTCGCGCCCTGACACCGCCACCTGCACCGGCCAGGACGCCTCCGGCCGCGACGTCCGGGTGCTCGGCACCGGCATGCTGTCGCGCTGCCTGCAGCACGAGACCGACCACCTCAACGGCACCGTCTTCGGCGACCGGCTGCCCGGGCGCATCCGCAAGAAGCTGGACGCCCAGCACGAGAAGATGGCCGAGCGCTACCCGCTGGACTGGCCGGTCAGCCCGCGCCGGCCGCTGCAGGTCACCGCCGCCGCGGAGTGATGGCGCGACTGCGGGGGACCCGGGCCGGGTCGACCGGGTGAGCCGGTCGGCCGGTCGGGCCAGCAGCCGCACCGGTCGGGTCGTCCGGCCGCACCAGCCGGTCCGCTCGGGCCGGGCCGGGTCCCGTGGTCGTGGTCGTGCTCGGGTCGTGCGGCCGGCTCAGCCGGTCGCGGGCGCGATCGGGTCGTCCGGCCGGGTGATCCCGGCCGCGGCCAGCCGCCGCTCCACCTCCTCGGGCAGCACGCGCTCCCCCACCGCGGGGTGCGCCGCCACCGGCGCCACCGCGTGCACCACCGTCCCCGGCAGCACGTGCACCAGGGCGAGGGCCTGCTCACCGTCCTGACCCCGGGTCCCGCCACCCTCGGCCAGCAGGTCCTGCGTGTAGGCCAGCCCGCTGGCCGCGTGCACGGGGATGCCGGCCAGCGTGGTGGAGACGGTGTGGTGGACGTGGCCGCCCAGCACCGCCCGGACGTCGGTGCCGGTGAGCACCTCGCCCAGCGCGTCCTGACCCCGCAGCTCCACCGTCAGGGCCAGGTCGAGCAGGGTCGGCGCCGGGGGGTGGTGCAGCACCAGCACGGTCCCCAGCGGGGCGGGCTCGGCCAGCTCCTCGGCCAGCCAGCGCAGCTGCCCCTCGTCCACCGCACCCCAGTGCGCCCCGGGGACGCTGGAGTCCAGCACCACCACGCGCAGCCCACCGAGGCGGTGCACGCCGTGCACGGGCGCGTCCGGACCGGCGGCCGCGCCGAGGTCGGTGCCCGGTGCGGCGTCGGCCAGCAGCACCCGTCGCAGCGCGGCACGGTCGTCGTGGTTGCCGCACGCCACCACCACCTGCGCCCCCATCCGCTCCGCCGCCGGCCACACCAGCGCCCGCAGCCGCTCGTAGGCCTCCGGCTCGCCGCGGTCGGCCAGGTCACCGGAGAGCACCAGCGCGTCCGGGGCCACCCCGCTGCGCTCCAGCCGCTCCAGGGCGAGAGCCAGCGAGCGGGTGGAGTCCACCGCGCCGTACAGCGGTGCCCCGTCCCCGGTCAGGTGCAGGTCGGTCAGGTGCGCCAGCACCACCGACGGCCGGGGGTGCTCGGTCGTGGTCATCAGCGCTCCACCTCGCTCAGGGTCC
The sequence above is a segment of the Auraticoccus monumenti genome. Coding sequences within it:
- a CDS encoding alpha/beta hydrolase family protein, producing MVPAPLSRRSVLATATASALVACSPSLARSDRTPDPEQEASVAPTRVAYGPEPQQFGELHRPDGRSRGTVVVVHGGFWQDRYDLRYGRPLAADLAARGWTAWNIEYRRVGGGGGWPTTFTDVAAAVDHLARLDVDTSAVVAVGHSAGGHLAVWAAGRGGLPEGAPGSDPVVELAAVVSQAGVLDLTAAADQGVGGTAALDLMGGTPEQHPDRYRLADPALAVPLGVPVVCVHSPADALVPIDQSRRYVDASTAAGGHARLVEVEGDHFAVIDPASPAWDGGRFVEVALSDRPD
- a CDS encoding M23 family metallopeptidase, which encodes MLTPAPVPGRRLPGLLVLVVLAALLTAPRAAAEPGWPQEAGWPLAGVPVVVRGFSPPAERWGAGHRGVDLSAPVGAEVLAAADGVVLFAGQVAGRPVLTIGHGPLRTTYEPVRATVSVGTRVRAGQVVGRLQRGHCGTPSEACLHWGLLRGEEYLDPTLLPHDDRSAATLRLLPSGSDARARAAARTRAAAVAAGTAPAGRPGAHGFVAPVAGPVTSPFGPRLHPVLGVVRLHDGTDFGVPCGTGMRAARGGTVVERVSHPAYGERLVVDHGRVGGHRFRTSYNHALGYSVGVGAEVTRGQVVGRVGSTGYSTGCHLHLMMWVDGVLVDPQEWL
- a CDS encoding NUDIX domain-containing protein, which produces MAGEPRPVVKVYTVLLDPGRRRHLVWRGEDETTPEGAFHRPLGGHLELGEHSREGAVREIEEELGEKLEDVELLGVLETVFTFRRALGHEVVFVYAATLPDAGVPDAGAWRSDGGAPIWVEWRDVAGAPLPLHPEGLQELVDRWLARPGPHSHS
- a CDS encoding tyrosine recombinase XerC — protein: MDQERDQTPGAAEKQAWLRSLELDEHLSAHSLRAYAGDLEGLLEHLHRLGRSRLQEVELADLRSWLANQQTRGMARSTLQRRAAAVRGFFAWLHRGGVIDHDPAQTLRSPRLGRRLPPTLEQATAEEVLRRAIEAVAAEDTPPARRDVALLEVLYACGIRVSELCGLDLGSLDHERRLLRVLGKGDKQRSVPVGGPAWRALLAWLEVRDQLAGPSAGPAVFVGERGARIDQRVVRRIVHRALAVVPGAPDLGPHGLRHAMATHLLEGGADLRSVQELLGHASLATTQIYTHVTNDRLRAAFEQAHPRA
- a CDS encoding lactonase family protein; translation: MPDSDASGPDAAETTPSLPVGSTLYVGGYSGEEAQRVGVEAYRLDAAEGTQVAVTELPAVPLHSPSYLVRHPDRPLLYAVSESDPTTVSALEITDDGELELLNTVVAEGSGGCHVALDETGRFVLVAHYGSGGVSTFAIAADGRLSEQLDSHAFSGSGADPERQDAAHAHQVVAHHGRLLVCDLGTDQVHQLRLDPEGHLSVAADPVVLPAGSGPRHLVVTDHHLVVACELSGRLWLARREGDQWVEADHVPATSADTSEAPCAPSALRLDGGQVVVGNRGPDTFAVFDLDTEEHRLVPVAEARTGGAVPRDLILSPTHLWVANQDSDTVVAHRRPAEGSTEWVLDFEIPTAKPTALVLTEEA
- the def gene encoding peptide deformylase gives rise to the protein MNDLDLTTGGTVRPITRWGTPVMHGRTRPVTVFDDELHTLLRDMFATMAAAEGVGLAATQVGVDLAVFVYDCLDDDEKRHIGVVCNPVVTLPEGRDRRLESADEGCLSFPGAWAPLSRPDTATCTGQDASGRDVRVLGTGMLSRCLQHETDHLNGTVFGDRLPGRIRKKLDAQHEKMAERYPLDWPVSPRRPLQVTAAAE
- a CDS encoding metallophosphoesterase — protein: MTTTEHPRPSVVLAHLTDLHLTGDGAPLYGAVDSTRSLALALERLERSGVAPDALVLSGDLADRGEPEAYERLRALVWPAAERMGAQVVVACGNHDDRAALRRVLLADAAPGTDLGAAAGPDAPVHGVHRLGGLRVVVLDSSVPGAHWGAVDEGQLRWLAEELAEPAPLGTVLVLHHPPAPTLLDLALTVELRGQDALGEVLTGTDVRAVLGGHVHHTVSTTLAGIPVHAASGLAYTQDLLAEGGGTRGQDGEQALALVHVLPGTVVHAVAPVAAHPAVGERVLPEEVERRLAAAGITRPDDPIAPATG